In Hippoglossus stenolepis isolate QCI-W04-F060 chromosome 20, HSTE1.2, whole genome shotgun sequence, the following are encoded in one genomic region:
- the LOC118099495 gene encoding radial spoke head protein 3 homolog B, whose translation MASAPPNHREHSGTYTFSSRPRAVETRSKYKEAPDEQTHSNYGNIMYDRRIIRGNTYAQHIIPTTAQPDPAEIQRQQEIRRKSIALKRAQEQCRAKTPEAVQGRKHIDVQTDLYLEELSNVIVATEIECQTDAFLDRPASPLFIPTKSGEDVATQIEEGELFDFDREVQPVVEVLVGKTIEQSLLEVMEEEELACLKAQQRAFHELRNIHLAEVQHLQEKERRHSEEKERRIAQQKEVLRKERETAEKIAARAYTKQYLADLLPAAFTSLRTHGFFNDPVETDIETNFLPWLMDEVNSNLERRYAARQLLDNIIHDVAQKRLEQFKELET comes from the exons ATGGCGTCTGCTCCCCCCAACCACAGAGAACACAGCGGGACGTACACCTTCTCCAGCCGCCCCCGAGCCGTGGAGACCCGCAGCAAATACAAAGAAGCTCCGGATGAACA GACACACAGTAACTATGGAAACATTATGTATGACCGTCGTATTATCCGAGGAAATACTTATGCTCAACACATCATACCAACC ACAGCTCAGCCGGACCCTGCTGAAATACAAAGACAGCAGGAGATCAGGCGGAAATCTATCGCTCTAAAACGAGCTCAAGAGCAGTGCAGGGCCAAGACTCCTGAAGCTGTGCAGGGCAGAAAACACATTGACGTACAAACAG ATCTTTATCTTGAAGAACTGAGTAATGTTATAGTGGCCACAGAAATTGAGTGTCAGACTGATGCTTTCCTGGACAGACCAGCGTCCCCACTCTTCATACCTACCAAATCTGGAGAAGATGTTGCAACACAGatagaggagggagag TTGTTTGACTTTGACAGGGAGGTGCAGCCCGTGGTGGAGGTGCTGGTGGGTAAGACTATCGAGCAGTCTCtgctggaggtgatggaggaggaggagctggccTGTctgaaggcccagcagagggcCTTCCATGAGCTGCGAAATATCCATCTGGCAGAAGTGCAGCACCTTCAGGAGAAGGAGAGACGCCACAGTGAGGAAAAA GAGCGTAGGATTGCACAGCAGAAGGAGGTgctgaggaaagaaagagagactgcAGAGAAGATTGCTGCCCGGGCGTATACCAAGCAGTACCTGGCTGACCTTCTGCCTGCAGCCTTCACCTCGCTCAGAACTCACGGATTCTTTAACGACCCAGTGGAGACAG ATATTGAAACAAATTTCCTACCATGGCTGATGGATGAGGTGAACAGCAATTTGGAAAGGAGATACGCAGCTAGACAGCTTCTGGACA ATATCATCCATGATGTGGCCCAGAAGAGACTGGAGCAGTTCAAGGAGCTGGAGACATAA